DNA from Homo sapiens chromosome 1, GRCh38.p14 Primary Assembly:
agttAATTCCTTATAAGCTAACTGTGGCCTAGTCTCATTCAATAACCTCCCCCAGTTTTGAACGCTCCAGAGTTGAGCATAGGCCCCAACCACCCTGAGGTTAACATTATTATTACCCACATTGTACAGAacaaactgaggcagagagacaTGAAGCAAGACTGTGGAAAAACTGGGACAGGTTCATTGGTTCTCAGATCAGTGCTTTCTTCACTGCTTTATGCTGCTCCTCAAAGCCACATGCCATTTTGACCCTGGCCATATCCCCTGGGGGTTAAGAGTGAGGATTCTGGGCTGCAGCTGTGTCTTGAATTCTGGTCCCACCACTTATCAGCAGgtgaaaatgggcaaagtattTAATTTCTTGGGGCTTCCAGTTCCTCATCTGGAGGATAGTAATAGGACCAACTTCATGcaggttaaatgagttaatgctcATAAAATGCTTAGGGCAGTACCTaggtacacagtaagtgctcaatagacACTTGCTATTATCGTTACTTGAGTACtggctgtgtgccaggtactaagagtacaaagatcaatgaaataCCCTGCGGGGCTCCTAGTCTGATGAGAGATCATGGGACAGTGACATGCACCCTAAGGATGCTGACTGAGAAAGCAGAGGTGGGCCACGGTGCCCAAATATTTACTCAAACGTCAGGATTCACCTCCTGCGGGCTGCAGCCTGTTGCCATTTAAGCTGACCTGAGGcctggtgtgatggtgcatgcctgtagtcccagctacttgggaggcaggggcaggaggatcgcctgagaccaggagttccaggctgtagtATGCCATGATcatacctgtgaatagccactgtactccagcctaggcaacatagtgagacctcacctctaaaaaaaaacaaaaacaaaaaaatggacttAGGGTCCTGTGACCAGGGAACAGGATTGGCTGCAGGGTGGGCACTCTGCAGTGTCTGCCCACTTACATACACCATAAATTAGCAGAGTCCTGTGTTAGACAGGAACCTGCATCGTCACCATCacgctgtgtgtgtgtctgtgactaAGCGTGAAGGAATTAGGGGCATGACAGGGATGggtgggaagaagaggagaaaggctCTAAACACAGGCTTCCCCTATGGTCATGAGAaacaagtttctcttttttttttttcagatggagtttcgctcttgttgtccaggctggagtgcaatggcgcaatctcggcttgctgcaacctccgcctcccagttcaagcaattctgcctcagcctcccaagtagctgggattacaggcgcgtgccgccatgcctggctaattttgtatttttagtagtgatggggtttctccaggttggtcagactggtctcaaactcccgacctcaggtgatccacccgccccggcctcccaaagtgctgtgattataggcatgagccaccgcgcccggcctaagttCTAAGTTTACCttcaatttgactttttttttttttgagacagggtcttgctctgtcacccaggctgaagtgcagtgacacgatcatagctcactgcagtctcaacctccccggctcaagcaatcctcccaccttagcctccccagtagctgagactacaggtgtgtaccaccatacccgcctaatttttgcatttttagtagagatggggtttcaccatgttgcccaggctggtctcgaactcttgggctcaagtgatcctccagctttgccctcccaaagtgctgggattacaggagtgtgccactgtgcccagccctgcctgggtGATTCTAATGCAGGTGGTACAGGGCTGCGCTGGATGATGTCTAGCATAAGCTTCAAATCAGCATGAGATTCCTCTGGATAACCAACCATCCCCTAAATCTTCGCCTCCcgcctttccctttccttcctgacACCCCATATTCCTGCCCCTCATTCTTCTTTCTGTGCCCAGAGACCCCACCAAATATTACAGGTCTCTGGGGCTCTGTTACTGCTCTTTTCTCCACCTGGTGTGGCCCTCCCTACCTTCCTCTGCTCTGTCCCATCTCCCCCAAGAGGTCTTGTCATACCTCCCCTCTCTTGGGCTCCTATCTATTCCACATGGGCTCAGCTTTTGGCAGTCTGCTGAAGTGTTCTCTCTTTATGAAACCTTCTCTAATATCACCTAACCATAAGcaggtttcttttatttttcttttttcttttctttttttattttgagacagggtctcattctgtctcttaggctggagtgcagtggcatgatcagggctcactgtagccacagcctctcgagtagctgggactactggtgcgcTCCACCATGTCCGGTAATTTCTGTTGTTGTcgttagagacggggtctccctatgttgcccaggctggtctcaaactcctgagctcaagtagtcctcctcttcagcttcccaaagtgctgggatcacaggcatgagccaccatgcccagcccataagCAGGTTTCTttacctcatctataaaatcaagATGACAAGTAAATGAGAAAGTGTAAGCAAGGAGCATTATAGGCACTTAATAAATCATAGGTACTATTTTTATATTGCTGTTTGACGTTGAGTAGGTCAGTTTAAGAGCTCTTGTGCCAAGCACTGTAGTAACTTATACAGTAACTTATCTATTATTATCCCcgttgtatatttgaaaatgagacaaagagagataaagaaacttttctaggccatgtgtggtggctcatgcctgtattcccagcattttgggaggccgaggtgggagaattgcttgagcccagaagtttgaaaccagcctgggcaacatagtgagatccccatctctaccgaaaattttaaaaattagccagtcatagtggtgtgagcctgtggttccagctactcagaaggctgagcctgggaggtcgaggctgcagtgagtcccgattgtgccactgtactccagcctgggcaacagagcgagaccttgtcttaaaaagaaaagaaaagggccgggcttggtggctcacacctgtaatcccagcactttgggaggctgaggagggtggatcacctgaggtcaggagttcgagaccagcctggccaacatggtgaaaccccatctctactaaaaatacaaaaattagccaggtatggtggtgcatgcctgtaatccaagctactcgggaggctgaggcagaagaatcgcttgaacccagggggtggagattgcagagagccgagatcaggccattgcactccagcctgggcaacaagagcaaaactctgtctgaaaaaaaaaaaaagaagaaagaaagaaagaaaaagaaagaaacctatcCAGGTTCATCCAGGAGAAACTGGCTGCAGTCGGATTTGAGCTGAGGCATCAGGtcctgagcctttttttttttttttctttttgagataggatcttgctctgtcacccaggccagagtgcagtgacatgatcatggcacactgcagcctcaacctcccatgctcaagcaatcctcccacctcagcctcccaagcagctggtactacaggtgcacaccaccatgtctggataatttttgtatttttttgtagaggcagggttttgacatgtttcccatgctggtcttgaactcctgggctcaagcaatcctcccaccttagcctcccaaagtgctgggattataggtatgagccactgaggGTGGCCACTGAGCTCTTAATCATCATGCTATCCTTACTTTCTCACATCCTGATAGGAGATAACAAGTGCCAAGGCTGGAGCGTGGGACCTGGCCTGtggtaggtgctcaacaaatgctaGAGACTGAATTGAGTTGAATGGTTTCTACATCCAGGGAGAGGGGGAAAAATCACCCAAAGACATTACTGGCCATGATGTCTCATGCTTTTTATTTGATAAGACTCAACATCTCTAATGAGTTTTCAGATCTCTAATGAGAaagagatgttaaaaaaaaattcagaaaaaaaattcagaatggtGTCCCACTCAAAGCTTgcggtgggtggggggtgggcgtCTAAAGCCGGTCAATCTACCTCAAAGGGGTGATCATGGGTTTCAACTTCAGAATGTGAAGATGGCGCAGGCATattggggaagaaggaagggtaCAGGGTAGTCAATCTGGTCCCAACCATCCTACCCCCGCTACCCCTAACTTCTGAATCTCTCTCCAAGTCACTCTATATCATCGGCACTGCAAATACTGTCTTTCTCTTCACGGACAACTGGGAGAGATTTAATCTAAGAAAGACTCAGTGGAAGAAACGCATGGATATTATTTTCCAATCAAGGTGCCACACAGAATGGAGACCCATCCTGGCTCCAAATTCTCTTTCAATTCAGGTCATTAATCTTATTCACCCTCCTTTAAGCTCCATATAGATCTCAGGTAGACCAGAGAGCCTTCCctctgagtctggggtcttttcTATAATCAAACAGTTTCTCACCTGAACTGTATCAACCAGGAATCTTGTAGGTCACACACTTCTTCCAACAAAGAGGAACTGTGAAaacattatgttggccaggcacagtggctcatgcctgtaatcccagcactttgggatgctgaggcgggcggatcacgaggtcaagagatcgagaccaccctggccaacatgatgaaaccccgtctttattaaaaatacaaaaattagctgggcctggtgacacacgtttgtagtcccagctactctggaggctgaggcagaatctcttgaacccgggatgcggaggttgcagtgagctgagattgtgccactacactccagcctggcgagagggcaagactccgtctcaaaaaaaaaaaaaaagaaagaaaatattatgctaagtagtGAAATCTTCAgtcctgccccccgccccccaccacccaCAGCTCTTTCAGAAGTTAAGAAAACAACAGGAAAAAGAACAATTCTGTTGATTGAACCAAGACTCAAGATACCATGAATTAATCCAAgtctcagaaaataattaaaaaaaaaaaagacaatcccGATGAGGTTACAGGACACAAAAGATAACAAGAGTCATCACCGAATAAGACTAGGAGGCCTTCCGGAAAGGGACAATTTTCTGAAAAGCTTGCCGAAACTCTTCATTAAACACAGTGTAGATTATTGGATTGATGAGGGAGTTTAAATAGCCTAGCCAGGTGAAGAAGTCAAAGAGCGCCGGGTGGATCCAGCAGGAGTCCCGGCAGATGGGGAGGACCAGAGACACCACGAAGAAGGGCAGCCAGCAGATGATAAAGGCCCCCAGAATGATGCCCAGGATTTTAGTGGCTTTCCTTTCTCGAGCAGCAGAAATCCTCTTGCGTTCCAGGGCACTGTCAGCAAGCTTGATTTTCACGTGGTTGAAAAAGAGAGGGGAGCCAGCCGAGTGCGAGTGCCCCTCATGGAGGCTGGAGTTGAGCGAGCAGAGCGAGGACCCGGCAGAGCCTGTGATGAGGTGGGCCGTGGTGAAGCGCTTCCCATAGAGTGAGGGTGGATTCAGGATGCGGTTCCGGGCAGCCCGGTAGATCCGGCCATATAGGATGATGAGCAACACCGAGGGAATGTAGAAGGCCCCACAGGTGGAGTAGATGGTGTAGGAGATCTGAGAGGTGTTCACCAGACAGTCCGACATCTCCTCCTGGGCCTTGGCCTGCCGCCAGAAGAGCGGGGGGATGGAGATGCAGATGGAGATGGCCCAGACAATGGCGATCATGGTGGCCGCGTGGCCAGCCGTCCTGCGTTTACTGTATTCCAGGGCATCTGTGATTGCCCAGTACCTGTCCAGAGCAATGACACAGAGATGCAGGATGGAGGCTGTGCAGCACGTGATGTCAGAGGACAGCCAGATGTCACACAAGATTTGGCCAAAGTTCCAGGTGTGGGTGATGGTATAGGCGATGCTGATGGGCATTACCAAGATGGAAACCAAGAGGTCGGTGGTGGCCAGGGAGCCAATCAGGTAGTTGGCAGGGGTGTGGAGCTTCCTGGTGAGTAAGATGGTGGTGAGTACAAAGGCATTGGAGAGGACTGTGGCCAGTGTGATGACGGAAAGGACCACGGCAAGGGAGATCTTGAGCGCCTGGAGGGTCCTGGGATCCCAAGCCTCTGAGGTTTCTGTGGCATTCAGGGATCTGTTGGAGGCCTCCTGGGGAAGGCCTTCTGCTGACTGGTTCAGTGGGGACATGCTAGGTGGCTCTCTCTTCCCACAGACCTCCACACATTTGGCTCCTTCCTTCAAGGTTGTCCTGACAACAGAGCAAAGTCATCCTTCTGCTTCACACTGGTGGGAGCCGTACACCAGAACAGACCACAGTGAAAAGGTCTCAAGACCAGACTATTCTCTAAGTACagttgcaataaaataaaattaaataacaataataataataatattaaacaaGACCGGACTATTTGAAGAATGCTGAGACAACTACCAGCTGGTAGTTAAAGGTCTTTCCTAAACCACAGGAATCCCAAGATGTCTCAGGGTCCTGGAACTTTTCCCAGCAGATGGTCATGCCCAGGGGACACATGCTGAATTTGTTAGACAATTATCAGGGGATCACACCCAGGTGGGCAATGCCCTGGGATTCTTGCCTTTGGCATCTGGCTCTTTTCAAAGCTTGAGACATTCGTGTGTTTAATGAGAACTTCAGAATTCCCCTCACAGTAATTGAAACGATTCTGGATTTAGGGTTGCTTCTGAGGAGCTTTTAAAACTAGACACAAAAAGAAGTTCCAGCCGATTCAGAGAAGCAGTCCAGTCAGCACAGCAGCTCGCGGTTTTCCCAGGTTCATCTTGACGCATCCTGAGCTACTTAACTTCGGTTCCTATCCCACTGATCGTTTTAGAGCCTGAACAGACAAAACATCCTGGTTACCAAGACTCGAAGAATGCATAAGCTGGGACCAGGCAAAACAAACAGATCACTGTGGGCTCACAGAGCAGGGACACATTCAGAAGATCtgggatttaaaaaagaaaaaaaatagagttagGTTCTAGAAGGACAATGTGGAAGCCTGAAATGAACTATATGATTAAAAAGATACTACTTAAAGCTGGCCATGGTGCTGTGAAACTGGCATTCTAAAAAGTATCAGAATACAGGGAGGGTGATGTGCCCCACCCATGCAATTCCCAGAGGGGACAAAGAGTCGTAGCTTTTGGAATCATCACAAGCTTGTTAGAAGTACATGAAATCAGCTCTGTAAGTTGTGAATCAGAaagcatcattttatttatttagcaacaatggaaacaaaataaaactgtacACAGGGAACGATAAAGGCCATCAGGAAAGAAACCAAATTGTTACAATGTATTTCTCTACAAAGTATGGGGGGGGGTGGCCCTTTTTCTACTCATTTGAATTTTCCAAATGTCCTATAGTGagcatgaataatttttttttttttgagacagagtctcgctctgttgccaggctagagtgcagtgacgcaatctcggctcactgcaacctctgcctcctgggttcaagcgattgtcctgcctcagtctcccaagtagctgggactacaggcacatgccatcacgcccaactaatttttgtatttttagtagagatggggtttcaccatgttggccagtctggtctcaaactcctgacctcatgatccgctgcctcggccgcccaaagtgctgggattacaggcatgaactactgtggCTGGCCCCTTGAAGCTTTTTCAGACCTTGTCCTATGTACCTTTTCTTCTGGTTGTTCATTTGAATCCTAtataataaaccagtaattttaaaaatcatttgtttatttattcattttgagataggatctagctctgtcccccaggctagagtgcggtggcatgaccacagctcactgcagcctcgacctcctggatcAAGTGACCctccaaccttagcctcccaagtagctggaattacaggtgcacaccaccgtgcccagctaattgttttttatttgtttgtttgttttcacagaggcagggtcttgctatgttgccacggctggtctcaaactcctggacttaagcgatcctccagccttgacctcccaaagtgctgggattacaggtgtgagcggcTTTAGCTTCTTAacgttttaaaaatcaatcaccagctgggtgcggtggctcttgactgtaatcccagcactttgggaggccgaggtgggtggatcacctgaggtcgggagttcgagaccagcctgaccaacatggagataccccgtctctactaaaaaaacaaaattagccatgcgtggtggtgcatgcctgtaatcccagctactcgggaggctgaggcaggggaattgcttgaacccaggaggtggaggttgcagtgagtcaagatcgtgccattatactctagcctgggcaaccagagtgaaactctgccaaaaaaaaaaaaaaagaaggagcagCAGCTAAACCTGCAATGCAGTATTTTCCCTCCCACTCCCCAAATTTGTGGgtgcttcattaaaaaaaaatctgcctggAGGAGAGGGGAAAGCCTCAGTTTAAGAAAACCAATCCTAAGCCACCAACTCCAAAACATATATTACAGTTTAAAGGATATTATAACAATATCTTTTGAAGAGCTCTTGCTATATTTCAGGCACTGAGCTAGCTTTGGGGCTAAGAGTCATCCAACCTGTAAAGTGGGCAACGTGGCTCCCAACTTATAATGACCCGACCAATGCTCAGAGAGGTGATGTCACCTGCCCAAGGCCACCTGGCTGGAAGTGGAAAAACCAGGTCCAGAGCTCTCAAGAAATTTCTACCCTTGCCTACATTGCCTCAGTTGAGGATGAAAAGCCTTAAGGCACGCGTGTATAGCTGGTGTGATGACCCCCTCCTGCCCCCACTCGCCCCAGGCTCCACCCCAAAAGCCTCCGGCTGAAGTTTTGCTCCCATTTTGGTTCATATGGAAAATGTGAACTCTGGTTGGCTCGTTTGAAACTTTCTTCCCTGCAGACAGTCTGGGTGACTGAGGTGCGTCATTTCCCAAGGAAGCCTGGTGTGCCTGCCCCACAAACTCATGCGGTCACTCCTTGAGTTCCAAGCATTCCAGTGACCTAATTTCAGTGAAAGGCGTGGGTTCAGAAAGGCTCAAGGGGCTGGTGTGTGTGTAAGCCCTCCAGCCCTCAGCAACATCTTGGGAAAAGGGACAGGGACACAGGGACAGGAGCAGACAGACTTGGTTAGGAAGGCTAGGCTGTAGCTTTGCAAGAAGTAACACAATTGAGAGGCTATCTCCCCTCCTGCCTGCTATCCTTCCCCATTGTGAACAAAGGTAGGAGAATTTCTCATAATCTAGCTACCTTTGGAGACATGGACTGTAGCTCTATAAGCAACTGTCTCTTTCCCGTCAcacttcaaataataaaataaaaaatacaggccaggcgtggtggctcacacctgtaatcccagcactttgggaggctgaggcgtgtggatcacctgaggtcaggaggtcgagaccagcctggccaacatggtgaaaccccatctctactaaaatgcaaaaattagctgggcatggtggtgggcacccagctactcgggaggctgaggcaggagaatcactcgaatccgtgaggcagaggttgcagtgagccaagattgcaccattgcactccagcctgggcgacagagcaagactctacctaaaaaaaaaaaaaaaaaattaaaatgacaatgaaggctgggtgtggtggcgtatgccagtaatcccaacactttgggaggcccaggtgggaggatcacttgggcccaggagttcaagaccagcctgggcaacatagcaagactatctattttaaacaaaagaaaaaagaaagaaaaattaaaatgacaagaagATACCATTTTCACCTAGTAGAAAAGTACAACATtttaaatctgatcatgtcatgTCAGTTAATAAGAGTGTGgagcttgggagactgaggcaggaggactgcttgagcccaggagttcaagatcagcctgggcagcacagtgagatcctgtctcttaaaaaaaaaaaaaaagtgtgggccgggcgcaatggctcacgcctgtaatcccagcactttgggaggccaaggcaggaggatcatgaggtcaggagatcaagaccacggtgaaaccccgtctctactaaaaatacaaaaaaaaaaaaattagccgggcacagtggtgggcgcctgtagtcccagctactcgggaggctgaggcaggagaatggcgtgaacccaggaggcggagcttgcagtgagccgagatcgcgccactgcactccagcctgggtgatggagcgagactccgtctcaaaaaaaaaaaaaaaaaaaaaagtgtagagcAATTTTCTACCACTAGTAGAGTAAAAATTGGAGAAACTTCATAAGCAAACAATGTGGTATTATTTCATAAAACTAAAGATGTGATGACTACCTCATGATTCAGCAATTCCGCTGCTGGGTATGCATGGCAGAGAAACTCTTCTGTGTTCACTAGAAGACAGCAACAAGAATGGTCCTAGTAGCATGAAATAGCAAACAACTAAAAACAACCAAACGTCCATCAACAGCAGAATGGTAGCATATGGCGTATTCCTATGATGGAGGGCTACAGAGAAGCAAAACAGAGTAAACCACAGCTACACATACCAAAATGGTGATTGTCACAAACAAGGCAGAGTGCCAAAGTCAAAAACACGCAAGAAGAAACAAACTGTTAGGGAGATAAATATATGTGGCAAAACCataaggaaaagcaaagaaattataaatataaaattcaggatagtggttactcctggagggaaaaggaagaaggaatatAATCATAAAGGGTTTTAAAAGTTTCAATTATGTTCTtttcacgatctcggctcactgcaacctccacctcccaggtttaagcgattctcctgcctcagcatcccaagtagctgggattacaggtgtgtaccaccatgcccggctaatttttgtatttttttttagtagagatggggtttcgccatgttggccagcctgccttggcctcccaaagtgctgggattataggcgtgagccaccatgccgggcctttttgagaaagggtctcactctgtcacctaggctggagtgcaggggcatgatcacagctcactgcagtcttgacctcctgggcttaagtgatcctcccacctcagcctcctgagtagctgggaccacagatacaCACTACCACTcccaagtgatttttaaatttttttgtagagg
Protein-coding regions in this window:
- the HTR1D gene encoding 5-hydroxytryptamine receptor 1D, which translates into the protein MSPLNQSAEGLPQEASNRSLNATETSEAWDPRTLQALKISLAVVLSVITLATVLSNAFVLTTILLTRKLHTPANYLIGSLATTDLLVSILVMPISIAYTITHTWNFGQILCDIWLSSDITCCTASILHLCVIALDRYWAITDALEYSKRRTAGHAATMIAIVWAISICISIPPLFWRQAKAQEEMSDCLVNTSQISYTIYSTCGAFYIPSVLLIILYGRIYRAARNRILNPPSLYGKRFTTAHLITGSAGSSLCSLNSSLHEGHSHSAGSPLFFNHVKIKLADSALERKRISAARERKATKILGIILGAFIICWLPFFVVSLVLPICRDSCWIHPALFDFFTWLGYLNSLINPIIYTVFNEEFRQAFQKIVPFRKAS